Proteins encoded within one genomic window of Aquarana catesbeiana isolate 2022-GZ linkage group LG03, ASM4218655v1, whole genome shotgun sequence:
- the LOC141133140 gene encoding protein phosphatase 1 regulatory subunit 3C-like has product MPGDFSMCLCLSPPPPLQLRRPSKGTLRPCLVQFPRPPDPRKKGVVFADALGLALATVRHFSRPFFDEDPLVLAMASLRVLRPFSTSTYTLHFQPPAHDYNGFRAKLNKQQVCLEQCAVQGAVVAGTIRVRNLGYEKRVTLRVSYDNWQSHYDLLCSYLRDPYGGQETDMFSFRLPLAPGTQRAEFCICFWCQGKEYWDNNEGKNYALHKETEHGKCLLQSVYW; this is encoded by the coding sequence ATGCCTGGCGATTTCTCCATGTGTCTGTGTCTCAGTCCACCTCCTCCACTACAGTTGCGGCGTCCATCTAAAGGAACACTTCGACCATGCCTGGTTCAATTTCCTCGTCCTCCTGACCCCCGTAAGAAGGGTGTAGTCTTTGCTGATGCGCTTGGACTAGCTCTTGCTACCGTTCGCCATTTCTCGCGCCCATTCTTTGATGAGGATCCCCTGGTACTTGCAATGGCTTCCTTGCGAGTCTTGCGTCCTTTCTCCACCTCAACATACACACTGCATTTTCAGCCTCCTGCTCATGACTACAATGGCTTTCGCGCTAAACTTAACAAGCAGCAGGTATGCCTGGAGCAGTGCGCGGTCCAGGGGGCTGTGGTGGCAGGAACTATAAGAGTTCGTAACCTTGGCTATGAGAAACGGGTGACTCTTAGAGTGAGCTACGACAATTGGCAAAGCCACTATGACCTTCTATGCTCTTATCTCCGTGATCCGTATGGTGGACAGGAGACTGATATGTTTTCTTTCAGGCTTCCGCTGGCACCAGGCACCCAACGTGCAGAGTTCTGTATCTGCTTCTGGTGCCAGGGCAAGGAATACTGGGACAACAACGAAGGCAAAAACTATGCATTGCACAAGGAGACCGAACATGGCAAATGCCTTCTTCAAAGCGTGTattggtga